A single region of the Canis lupus familiaris isolate Mischka breed German Shepherd chromosome 35, alternate assembly UU_Cfam_GSD_1.0, whole genome shotgun sequence genome encodes:
- the CAGE1 gene encoding cancer-associated gene 1 protein isoform X8 — protein sequence MEPVKNKDYQKVWSSPSDPAHFEVDASHEKLEGVFKADSMNFSSFSQDLTHSHFPLYMDTNSTTSDSPQSEIKNVKREDESKPTLSKDIYGTLDDELDDVTTGSDSQNLLTQPVDTSLSFFRQFEPICKFHLTEAFNTETITFQNLTEGLPYTEKPEMQSHVCNCPKDTNIKEDSFKEENSVGTEFSTSTKEEQLAHECVRQLSRSPPLVHSSGETLKFTETSPAKSAATEAALKPSQPQSFLYMENVHSDVKKPFDNENNFNFLDLRANYTTEEIVVSSKGVQSFEDVPDMPVCCQKEAPLEGLASPRIASPWFPAGIPWSGGAPLGDGMMPDTEQELESSQSLEEEMACEVLGKLEHTNRKQQSQIQDLQSSNKYLERKVEELQMQDTKQQVFVDIINELKAKVEELIEDKYRMMLEKSDTNKTLQNLHKVLTHTQNRLQEVKNEKETLQLELKRIKGNFVHLQEKYMTAVQQRDKTVSLCLQMNRTISEKEEEVERLQQLKGELEKATTSALDLKREKKTLEQEFLSLQEELQKHKKENLEERQSLKLRLEKLLAQVLKHRAKITAFRELIAKETAFQDQIIETDTGKF from the exons ATGGAGCCTG ttaaaaacaaagactATCAAAAAGTTTGGTCATCACCTTCAGATCCTGCACATTTTGAAGTGGAtgcctctcatgaaaaattaGAAGGCGTGTTCAAAGCAGATAGCATGAATTTCAGCAGTTTTTCTCAAGACTTAACTCACTCACATTTTCCCTTGTATATGGATACCAACAGTACCACTTCAGACTCGCCTCAG AGtgaaataaagaatgtaaaaaggGAAGATGAATCTAAACCCACACTTTCCAAAGATATTTATGGCACACTAGATGATGAATTAGATG ATGTCACCACTGGAAGTGACTCACAGAACTTACTAACTCAGCCAGTTGACACCAGCCTTTCTTTCTTCAGACAATTTGAACCCATTTGCAAATTTCATCTCACAGAAGCATTTAATACTGAAACAATAACATTTCAAAATCTGACAGAAGGCTTACCTTAcacagagaaaccagaaatgcAAAGTCATGTGTGTAATTGTCCAAAAGACACTAATATAAAGGAAGATTCGtttaaggaagaaaattcagTGGGAACTGAATTTAGCACCTCCACAAAGGAAGAGCAGCTTGCTCATGAATGTGTCAGACAACTTTCTAGAAGCCCACCTCTGGTCCATAGCAGTGGAGAGACACTGAAATTCACGGAAACGTCACCAGCTAAAAGTGCTGCCACAGAGGCTGCACTCAAACCTAGTCAACCTCAAAGCTTCTTGTATATGGAAAATGTACACAGTGATGTTAAAAAACCTTTTGACAACGAGAATAACTTTAACTTCCTTGATCTGAGAGCTAATTATACAACAGAggag ATTGTAGTGTCTTCGAAAGGAGTACAGAGCTTTGAGGATGTTCCTGACATGCCAGTCTGTTGCCAAAAGGAAGCTCCCCTGGAGGGCCTGGCCAGTCCAAGGATTGCCTCACCTTGGTTTCCTGCAGGCATTCCTTGGAGCGGTGGAGCACCTCTGGGTGATGGCATGATGCCTGACACAGAGCAGGAATTGGAAAGCTCACAATCTCTGGAAGAGGAGATGGCTTGCGAAGTCTTGGGGAAATTAGAGCATACAAATAGAAAGCAGCAAAGCCAGATCCAAGACCTGCAGAGTAGCAACAAATATCTAGAGAGGAAGGTGGAGGAGTTACAGATGCAGGACACCAAACAGCAGGTGTTCGTGGATATCATAAATGAGCTGAAGGCCAAGGTGGAGGAATTAATTGAGGACAAATACAGAATGATGCTAGAGAAGAGTGACACCAACAAGACACTGCAGAATTTGCACAAGGTCTTAACTCATACCCAAAATCGTCTTCAGGAAGTGAAGAATGAAAAGGAGACCTTGCAGCTGGAGCTTAAGAGGATCAAGGGCAATTTTGTTCATCTACAGGAGAAGTACATGACGGCAGTGCAACAGAGAGACAAAACTGTCAGCCTGTGCCTACAGATGAACAGAACCATcagtgagaaagaagaagaggttGAGAGGCTGCAGCAACTGAAGGGAGAGCTGGAAAAGGCTACCACCTCCGCTCTGGActtgaaaagggagaaaaagaccCTCGAACAAGAGTTCCTATCTTTACAGGAGGAACTTCAGAAGCACAAGAAGGAAAACCTGGAAGAAAGGCAGAGCCTGAAATTGAGGCTCGAGAAGCTTCTCGCTCAG gtACTGAAACATAGAGCCAAAATCACAGCTTTTAGAGAGTTAATTGCAAAAGAAACAGCATTTCAAGATCAGATTATTGAG ACTGACACTGGCAAGTTTTAA
- the CAGE1 gene encoding cancer-associated gene 1 protein isoform X7, protein MEPVKNKDYQKVWSSPSDPAHFEVDASHEKLEGVFKADSMNFSSFSQDLTHSHFPLYMDTNSTTSDSPQSEIKNVKREDESKPTLSKDIYGTLDDELDDVTTGSDSQNLLTQPVDTSLSFFRQFEPICKFHLTEAFNTETITFQNLTEGLPYTEKPEMQSHVCNCPKDTNIKEDSFKEENSVGTEFSTSTKEEQLAHECVRQLSRSPPLVHSSGETLKFTETSPAKSAATEAALKPSQPQSFLYMENVHSDVKKPFDNENNFNFLDLRANYTTEEIVVSSKGVQSFEDVPDMPVCCQKEAPLEGLASPRIASPWFPAGIPWSGGAPLGDGMMPDTEQELESSQSLEEEMACEVLGKLEHTNRKQQSQIQDLQSSNKYLERKVEELQMQDTKQQVFVDIINELKAKVEELIEDKYRMMLEKSDTNKTLQNLHKVLTHTQNRLQEVKNEKETLQLELKRIKGNFVHLQEKYMTAVQQRDKTVSLCLQMNRTISEKEEEVERLQQLKGELEKATTSALDLKREKKTLEQEFLSLQEELQKHKKENLEERQSLKLRLEKLLAQVLKHRAKITAFRELIAKETAFQDQIIELTVSRLVFLPTAKLGNLLESKEDHCNRLIEENDKYQRHLGNLINKTDTGKF, encoded by the exons ATGGAGCCTG ttaaaaacaaagactATCAAAAAGTTTGGTCATCACCTTCAGATCCTGCACATTTTGAAGTGGAtgcctctcatgaaaaattaGAAGGCGTGTTCAAAGCAGATAGCATGAATTTCAGCAGTTTTTCTCAAGACTTAACTCACTCACATTTTCCCTTGTATATGGATACCAACAGTACCACTTCAGACTCGCCTCAG AGtgaaataaagaatgtaaaaaggGAAGATGAATCTAAACCCACACTTTCCAAAGATATTTATGGCACACTAGATGATGAATTAGATG ATGTCACCACTGGAAGTGACTCACAGAACTTACTAACTCAGCCAGTTGACACCAGCCTTTCTTTCTTCAGACAATTTGAACCCATTTGCAAATTTCATCTCACAGAAGCATTTAATACTGAAACAATAACATTTCAAAATCTGACAGAAGGCTTACCTTAcacagagaaaccagaaatgcAAAGTCATGTGTGTAATTGTCCAAAAGACACTAATATAAAGGAAGATTCGtttaaggaagaaaattcagTGGGAACTGAATTTAGCACCTCCACAAAGGAAGAGCAGCTTGCTCATGAATGTGTCAGACAACTTTCTAGAAGCCCACCTCTGGTCCATAGCAGTGGAGAGACACTGAAATTCACGGAAACGTCACCAGCTAAAAGTGCTGCCACAGAGGCTGCACTCAAACCTAGTCAACCTCAAAGCTTCTTGTATATGGAAAATGTACACAGTGATGTTAAAAAACCTTTTGACAACGAGAATAACTTTAACTTCCTTGATCTGAGAGCTAATTATACAACAGAggag ATTGTAGTGTCTTCGAAAGGAGTACAGAGCTTTGAGGATGTTCCTGACATGCCAGTCTGTTGCCAAAAGGAAGCTCCCCTGGAGGGCCTGGCCAGTCCAAGGATTGCCTCACCTTGGTTTCCTGCAGGCATTCCTTGGAGCGGTGGAGCACCTCTGGGTGATGGCATGATGCCTGACACAGAGCAGGAATTGGAAAGCTCACAATCTCTGGAAGAGGAGATGGCTTGCGAAGTCTTGGGGAAATTAGAGCATACAAATAGAAAGCAGCAAAGCCAGATCCAAGACCTGCAGAGTAGCAACAAATATCTAGAGAGGAAGGTGGAGGAGTTACAGATGCAGGACACCAAACAGCAGGTGTTCGTGGATATCATAAATGAGCTGAAGGCCAAGGTGGAGGAATTAATTGAGGACAAATACAGAATGATGCTAGAGAAGAGTGACACCAACAAGACACTGCAGAATTTGCACAAGGTCTTAACTCATACCCAAAATCGTCTTCAGGAAGTGAAGAATGAAAAGGAGACCTTGCAGCTGGAGCTTAAGAGGATCAAGGGCAATTTTGTTCATCTACAGGAGAAGTACATGACGGCAGTGCAACAGAGAGACAAAACTGTCAGCCTGTGCCTACAGATGAACAGAACCATcagtgagaaagaagaagaggttGAGAGGCTGCAGCAACTGAAGGGAGAGCTGGAAAAGGCTACCACCTCCGCTCTGGActtgaaaagggagaaaaagaccCTCGAACAAGAGTTCCTATCTTTACAGGAGGAACTTCAGAAGCACAAGAAGGAAAACCTGGAAGAAAGGCAGAGCCTGAAATTGAGGCTCGAGAAGCTTCTCGCTCAG gtACTGAAACATAGAGCCAAAATCACAGCTTTTAGAGAGTTAATTGCAAAAGAAACAGCATTTCAAGATCAGATTATTGAG TTAACAGTTTCCAGGTTAGTATTTTTACCAACTGCAAAATTGGGAAATCTTCTAGAGTCAAAAGAAGACCACTGCAACAGACTCAttgaagaaaatgacaaatatcaaAGACATTTAGGCAACTTAATAAATaag ACTGACACTGGCAAGTTTTAA
- the CAGE1 gene encoding cancer-associated gene 1 protein isoform X5, producing MEPVKNKDYQKVWSSPSDPAHFEVDASHEKLEGVFKADSMNFSSFSQDLTHSHFPLYMDTNSTTSDSPQSEIKNVKREDESKPTLSKDIYGTLDDELDDVTTGSDSQNLLTQPVDTSLSFFRQFEPICKFHLTEAFNTETITFQNLTEGLPYTEKPEMQSHVCNCPKDTNIKEDSFKEENSVGTEFSTSTKEEQLAHECVRQLSRSPPLVHSSGETLKFTETSPAKSAATEAALKPSQPQSFLYMENVHSDVKKPFDNENNFNFLDLRANYTTEEIVVSSKGVQSFEDVPDMPVCCQKEAPLEGLASPRIASPWFPAGIPWSGGAPLGDGMMPDTEQELESSQSLEEEMACEVLGKLEHTNRKQQSQIQDLQSSNKYLERKVEELQMQDTKQQVFVDIINELKAKVEELIEDKYRMMLEKSDTNKTLQNLHKVLTHTQNRLQEVKNEKETLQLELKRIKGNFVHLQEKYMTAVQQRDKTVSLCLQMNRTISEKEEEVERLQQLKGELEKATTSALDLKREKKTLEQEFLSLQEELQKHKKENLEERQSLKLRLEKLLAQDITIPDAEHLKESKKVSDIMLQKLKHLYLKKENLDKEVLKHRAKITAFRELIAKETAFQDQIIELTVSRLVFLPTAKLGNLLESKEDHCNRLIEENDKYQRHLGNLINKTDTGKF from the exons ATGGAGCCTG ttaaaaacaaagactATCAAAAAGTTTGGTCATCACCTTCAGATCCTGCACATTTTGAAGTGGAtgcctctcatgaaaaattaGAAGGCGTGTTCAAAGCAGATAGCATGAATTTCAGCAGTTTTTCTCAAGACTTAACTCACTCACATTTTCCCTTGTATATGGATACCAACAGTACCACTTCAGACTCGCCTCAG AGtgaaataaagaatgtaaaaaggGAAGATGAATCTAAACCCACACTTTCCAAAGATATTTATGGCACACTAGATGATGAATTAGATG ATGTCACCACTGGAAGTGACTCACAGAACTTACTAACTCAGCCAGTTGACACCAGCCTTTCTTTCTTCAGACAATTTGAACCCATTTGCAAATTTCATCTCACAGAAGCATTTAATACTGAAACAATAACATTTCAAAATCTGACAGAAGGCTTACCTTAcacagagaaaccagaaatgcAAAGTCATGTGTGTAATTGTCCAAAAGACACTAATATAAAGGAAGATTCGtttaaggaagaaaattcagTGGGAACTGAATTTAGCACCTCCACAAAGGAAGAGCAGCTTGCTCATGAATGTGTCAGACAACTTTCTAGAAGCCCACCTCTGGTCCATAGCAGTGGAGAGACACTGAAATTCACGGAAACGTCACCAGCTAAAAGTGCTGCCACAGAGGCTGCACTCAAACCTAGTCAACCTCAAAGCTTCTTGTATATGGAAAATGTACACAGTGATGTTAAAAAACCTTTTGACAACGAGAATAACTTTAACTTCCTTGATCTGAGAGCTAATTATACAACAGAggag ATTGTAGTGTCTTCGAAAGGAGTACAGAGCTTTGAGGATGTTCCTGACATGCCAGTCTGTTGCCAAAAGGAAGCTCCCCTGGAGGGCCTGGCCAGTCCAAGGATTGCCTCACCTTGGTTTCCTGCAGGCATTCCTTGGAGCGGTGGAGCACCTCTGGGTGATGGCATGATGCCTGACACAGAGCAGGAATTGGAAAGCTCACAATCTCTGGAAGAGGAGATGGCTTGCGAAGTCTTGGGGAAATTAGAGCATACAAATAGAAAGCAGCAAAGCCAGATCCAAGACCTGCAGAGTAGCAACAAATATCTAGAGAGGAAGGTGGAGGAGTTACAGATGCAGGACACCAAACAGCAGGTGTTCGTGGATATCATAAATGAGCTGAAGGCCAAGGTGGAGGAATTAATTGAGGACAAATACAGAATGATGCTAGAGAAGAGTGACACCAACAAGACACTGCAGAATTTGCACAAGGTCTTAACTCATACCCAAAATCGTCTTCAGGAAGTGAAGAATGAAAAGGAGACCTTGCAGCTGGAGCTTAAGAGGATCAAGGGCAATTTTGTTCATCTACAGGAGAAGTACATGACGGCAGTGCAACAGAGAGACAAAACTGTCAGCCTGTGCCTACAGATGAACAGAACCATcagtgagaaagaagaagaggttGAGAGGCTGCAGCAACTGAAGGGAGAGCTGGAAAAGGCTACCACCTCCGCTCTGGActtgaaaagggagaaaaagaccCTCGAACAAGAGTTCCTATCTTTACAGGAGGAACTTCAGAAGCACAAGAAGGAAAACCTGGAAGAAAGGCAGAGCCTGAAATTGAGGCTCGAGAAGCTTCTCGCTCAG GACATCACCATTCCTGATGCTGAACATttaaaagagagcaagaaagttAGTGATATAATGCTACAAAAATTGAAGCACTTgtatcttaaaaaggaaaatttagatAAAGAG gtACTGAAACATAGAGCCAAAATCACAGCTTTTAGAGAGTTAATTGCAAAAGAAACAGCATTTCAAGATCAGATTATTGAG TTAACAGTTTCCAGGTTAGTATTTTTACCAACTGCAAAATTGGGAAATCTTCTAGAGTCAAAAGAAGACCACTGCAACAGACTCAttgaagaaaatgacaaatatcaaAGACATTTAGGCAACTTAATAAATaag ACTGACACTGGCAAGTTTTAA
- the CAGE1 gene encoding cancer-associated gene 1 protein isoform X9, producing the protein MQSHVCNCPKDTNIKEDSFKEENSVGTEFSTSTKEEQLAHECVRQLSRSPPLVHSSGETLKFTETSPAKSAATEAALKPSQPQSFLYMENVHSDVKKPFDNENNFNFLDLRANYTTEEIVVSSKGVQSFEDVPDMPVCCQKEAPLEGLASPRIASPWFPAGIPWSGGAPLGDGMMPDTEQELESSQSLEEEMACEVLGKLEHTNRKQQSQIQDLQSSNKYLERKVEELQMQDTKQQVFVDIINELKAKVEELIEDKYRMMLEKSDTNKTLQNLHKVLTHTQNRLQEVKNEKETLQLELKRIKGNFVHLQEKYMTAVQQRDKTVSLCLQMNRTISEKEEEVERLQQLKGELEKATTSALDLKREKKTLEQEFLSLQEELQKHKKENLEERQSLKLRLEKLLAQVSHLQFISENEKAKNTQLQQQVQDVQQEIARLRQQVQVQSDAPQFETVQLQEHPGEAVEADGTKDITIPDAEHLKESKKVSDIMLQKLKHLYLKKENLDKEVLKHRAKITAFRELIAKETAFQDQIIELTVSRLVFLPTAKLGNLLESKEDHCNRLIEENDKYQRHLGNLINKTDTGKF; encoded by the exons atgcAAAGTCATGTGTGTAATTGTCCAAAAGACACTAATATAAAGGAAGATTCGtttaaggaagaaaattcagTGGGAACTGAATTTAGCACCTCCACAAAGGAAGAGCAGCTTGCTCATGAATGTGTCAGACAACTTTCTAGAAGCCCACCTCTGGTCCATAGCAGTGGAGAGACACTGAAATTCACGGAAACGTCACCAGCTAAAAGTGCTGCCACAGAGGCTGCACTCAAACCTAGTCAACCTCAAAGCTTCTTGTATATGGAAAATGTACACAGTGATGTTAAAAAACCTTTTGACAACGAGAATAACTTTAACTTCCTTGATCTGAGAGCTAATTATACAACAGAggag ATTGTAGTGTCTTCGAAAGGAGTACAGAGCTTTGAGGATGTTCCTGACATGCCAGTCTGTTGCCAAAAGGAAGCTCCCCTGGAGGGCCTGGCCAGTCCAAGGATTGCCTCACCTTGGTTTCCTGCAGGCATTCCTTGGAGCGGTGGAGCACCTCTGGGTGATGGCATGATGCCTGACACAGAGCAGGAATTGGAAAGCTCACAATCTCTGGAAGAGGAGATGGCTTGCGAAGTCTTGGGGAAATTAGAGCATACAAATAGAAAGCAGCAAAGCCAGATCCAAGACCTGCAGAGTAGCAACAAATATCTAGAGAGGAAGGTGGAGGAGTTACAGATGCAGGACACCAAACAGCAGGTGTTCGTGGATATCATAAATGAGCTGAAGGCCAAGGTGGAGGAATTAATTGAGGACAAATACAGAATGATGCTAGAGAAGAGTGACACCAACAAGACACTGCAGAATTTGCACAAGGTCTTAACTCATACCCAAAATCGTCTTCAGGAAGTGAAGAATGAAAAGGAGACCTTGCAGCTGGAGCTTAAGAGGATCAAGGGCAATTTTGTTCATCTACAGGAGAAGTACATGACGGCAGTGCAACAGAGAGACAAAACTGTCAGCCTGTGCCTACAGATGAACAGAACCATcagtgagaaagaagaagaggttGAGAGGCTGCAGCAACTGAAGGGAGAGCTGGAAAAGGCTACCACCTCCGCTCTGGActtgaaaagggagaaaaagaccCTCGAACAAGAGTTCCTATCTTTACAGGAGGAACTTCAGAAGCACAAGAAGGAAAACCTGGAAGAAAGGCAGAGCCTGAAATTGAGGCTCGAGAAGCTTCTCGCTCAGGTTAGTCATTTGCAGTTcatatcagaaaatgaaaaggcaaagaacACTCAACTCCAGCAGCAGGTCCAGGATGTGCAGCAGGAAATCGCAAGGCTTCggcagcaggtgcaggtgcaAAGTGATGCCCCTCAGTTTGAGACAGTGCAGTTACAGGAACACCCCGGGGAAGCAGTGGAGGCGGATGGCACAAAG GACATCACCATTCCTGATGCTGAACATttaaaagagagcaagaaagttAGTGATATAATGCTACAAAAATTGAAGCACTTgtatcttaaaaaggaaaatttagatAAAGAG gtACTGAAACATAGAGCCAAAATCACAGCTTTTAGAGAGTTAATTGCAAAAGAAACAGCATTTCAAGATCAGATTATTGAG TTAACAGTTTCCAGGTTAGTATTTTTACCAACTGCAAAATTGGGAAATCTTCTAGAGTCAAAAGAAGACCACTGCAACAGACTCAttgaagaaaatgacaaatatcaaAGACATTTAGGCAACTTAATAAATaag ACTGACACTGGCAAGTTTTAA
- the CAGE1 gene encoding cancer-associated gene 1 protein isoform X3, whose amino-acid sequence MNFSSFSQDLTHSHFPLYMDTNSTTSDSPQSEIKNVKREDESKPTLSKDIYGTLDDELDDVTTGSDSQNLLTQPVDTSLSFFRQFEPICKFHLTEAFNTETITFQNLTEGLPYTEKPEMQSHVCNCPKDTNIKEDSFKEENSVGTEFSTSTKEEQLAHECVRQLSRSPPLVHSSGETLKFTETSPAKSAATEAALKPSQPQSFLYMENVHSDVKKPFDNENNFNFLDLRANYTTEEIVVSSKGVQSFEDVPDMPVCCQKEAPLEGLASPRIASPWFPAGIPWSGGAPLGDGMMPDTEQELESSQSLEEEMACEVLGKLEHTNRKQQSQIQDLQSSNKYLERKVEELQMQDTKQQVFVDIINELKAKVEELIEDKYRMMLEKSDTNKTLQNLHKVLTHTQNRLQEVKNEKETLQLELKRIKGNFVHLQEKYMTAVQQRDKTVSLCLQMNRTISEKEEEVERLQQLKGELEKATTSALDLKREKKTLEQEFLSLQEELQKHKKENLEERQSLKLRLEKLLAQVSHLQFISENEKAKNTQLQQQVQDVQQEIARLRQQVQVQSDAPQFETVQLQEHPGEAVEADGTKDITIPDAEHLKESKKVSDIMLQKLKHLYLKKENLDKEVLKHRAKITAFRELIAKETAFQDQIIELTVSRLVFLPTAKLGNLLESKEDHCNRLIEENDKYQRHLGNLINKTDTGKF is encoded by the exons ATGAATTTCAGCAGTTTTTCTCAAGACTTAACTCACTCACATTTTCCCTTGTATATGGATACCAACAGTACCACTTCAGACTCGCCTCAG AGtgaaataaagaatgtaaaaaggGAAGATGAATCTAAACCCACACTTTCCAAAGATATTTATGGCACACTAGATGATGAATTAGATG ATGTCACCACTGGAAGTGACTCACAGAACTTACTAACTCAGCCAGTTGACACCAGCCTTTCTTTCTTCAGACAATTTGAACCCATTTGCAAATTTCATCTCACAGAAGCATTTAATACTGAAACAATAACATTTCAAAATCTGACAGAAGGCTTACCTTAcacagagaaaccagaaatgcAAAGTCATGTGTGTAATTGTCCAAAAGACACTAATATAAAGGAAGATTCGtttaaggaagaaaattcagTGGGAACTGAATTTAGCACCTCCACAAAGGAAGAGCAGCTTGCTCATGAATGTGTCAGACAACTTTCTAGAAGCCCACCTCTGGTCCATAGCAGTGGAGAGACACTGAAATTCACGGAAACGTCACCAGCTAAAAGTGCTGCCACAGAGGCTGCACTCAAACCTAGTCAACCTCAAAGCTTCTTGTATATGGAAAATGTACACAGTGATGTTAAAAAACCTTTTGACAACGAGAATAACTTTAACTTCCTTGATCTGAGAGCTAATTATACAACAGAggag ATTGTAGTGTCTTCGAAAGGAGTACAGAGCTTTGAGGATGTTCCTGACATGCCAGTCTGTTGCCAAAAGGAAGCTCCCCTGGAGGGCCTGGCCAGTCCAAGGATTGCCTCACCTTGGTTTCCTGCAGGCATTCCTTGGAGCGGTGGAGCACCTCTGGGTGATGGCATGATGCCTGACACAGAGCAGGAATTGGAAAGCTCACAATCTCTGGAAGAGGAGATGGCTTGCGAAGTCTTGGGGAAATTAGAGCATACAAATAGAAAGCAGCAAAGCCAGATCCAAGACCTGCAGAGTAGCAACAAATATCTAGAGAGGAAGGTGGAGGAGTTACAGATGCAGGACACCAAACAGCAGGTGTTCGTGGATATCATAAATGAGCTGAAGGCCAAGGTGGAGGAATTAATTGAGGACAAATACAGAATGATGCTAGAGAAGAGTGACACCAACAAGACACTGCAGAATTTGCACAAGGTCTTAACTCATACCCAAAATCGTCTTCAGGAAGTGAAGAATGAAAAGGAGACCTTGCAGCTGGAGCTTAAGAGGATCAAGGGCAATTTTGTTCATCTACAGGAGAAGTACATGACGGCAGTGCAACAGAGAGACAAAACTGTCAGCCTGTGCCTACAGATGAACAGAACCATcagtgagaaagaagaagaggttGAGAGGCTGCAGCAACTGAAGGGAGAGCTGGAAAAGGCTACCACCTCCGCTCTGGActtgaaaagggagaaaaagaccCTCGAACAAGAGTTCCTATCTTTACAGGAGGAACTTCAGAAGCACAAGAAGGAAAACCTGGAAGAAAGGCAGAGCCTGAAATTGAGGCTCGAGAAGCTTCTCGCTCAGGTTAGTCATTTGCAGTTcatatcagaaaatgaaaaggcaaagaacACTCAACTCCAGCAGCAGGTCCAGGATGTGCAGCAGGAAATCGCAAGGCTTCggcagcaggtgcaggtgcaAAGTGATGCCCCTCAGTTTGAGACAGTGCAGTTACAGGAACACCCCGGGGAAGCAGTGGAGGCGGATGGCACAAAG GACATCACCATTCCTGATGCTGAACATttaaaagagagcaagaaagttAGTGATATAATGCTACAAAAATTGAAGCACTTgtatcttaaaaaggaaaatttagatAAAGAG gtACTGAAACATAGAGCCAAAATCACAGCTTTTAGAGAGTTAATTGCAAAAGAAACAGCATTTCAAGATCAGATTATTGAG TTAACAGTTTCCAGGTTAGTATTTTTACCAACTGCAAAATTGGGAAATCTTCTAGAGTCAAAAGAAGACCACTGCAACAGACTCAttgaagaaaatgacaaatatcaaAGACATTTAGGCAACTTAATAAATaag ACTGACACTGGCAAGTTTTAA